A genomic segment from Bradyrhizobium sp. ISRA430 encodes:
- a CDS encoding tripartite tricarboxylate transporter substrate binding protein has product MRLLWIAMAAVAAMLAGPASGQQWPARNVKLIVPYPAGGNVDSAARIVADKLQERLGQPFIIENKAGAGGMIAGEAFAKSPNDGYTLFVGANGPVLFATEINKRDAYSWKRDFLPISTISMTPLVLEVHPSVQAANFKEFLDLAKREPGKLTMASPGPGTTNHLLSELMQSSLGLQWVTAHYRGNAPATNDLLGGQVQFAFDQLSVSLQYIKTGLFRALAVTSPHRLKALPDVPTFAELGYKDFDAQTFTGLFAPAGTPAPVVDKLHETLVAILKDPGVVDKFDKLGAEAVPMTPAEFTAYLEREDAKWIPIVRKANIRAD; this is encoded by the coding sequence ATGAGACTGCTCTGGATAGCCATGGCTGCGGTGGCGGCGATGCTGGCGGGTCCCGCGTCGGGCCAGCAATGGCCGGCGCGCAATGTCAAGCTGATCGTGCCCTATCCGGCCGGCGGCAATGTCGACAGCGCGGCTCGCATTGTCGCCGACAAGCTTCAGGAGCGGCTCGGCCAGCCCTTCATCATCGAGAACAAGGCCGGTGCCGGCGGCATGATCGCTGGCGAAGCCTTCGCGAAATCGCCGAACGACGGCTACACGCTGTTCGTCGGCGCCAACGGTCCGGTGCTGTTCGCGACCGAGATCAACAAGCGCGACGCCTATAGCTGGAAGCGGGATTTCCTCCCCATCTCGACCATCTCGATGACGCCGCTGGTGCTCGAGGTCCACCCATCCGTCCAGGCTGCGAACTTCAAGGAGTTTCTCGACCTTGCCAAGCGCGAGCCTGGCAAGCTGACGATGGCCTCGCCCGGTCCGGGAACCACCAACCATCTCCTCAGCGAATTGATGCAGTCCAGCCTTGGCCTGCAATGGGTCACCGCGCATTACCGCGGCAATGCGCCGGCGACCAACGACCTGCTCGGCGGCCAGGTGCAGTTCGCCTTCGACCAGCTTTCGGTCAGCCTGCAATACATCAAGACCGGCCTGTTCCGCGCGCTTGCCGTCACCAGCCCGCATCGCCTGAAAGCGCTGCCTGACGTGCCGACCTTCGCCGAGCTTGGCTACAAGGATTTCGATGCCCAGACCTTCACCGGCCTGTTCGCGCCTGCCGGCACGCCGGCGCCGGTCGTGGACAAGCTGCATGAGACGCTGGTGGCGATCCTCAAAGACCCCGGCGTGGTGGACAAGTTCGACAAGCTCGGAGCGGAAGCGGTTCCGATGACGCCGGCCGAGTTCACGGCCTATCTGGAGCGCGAGGATGCCAAGTGGATTCCGATCGTGCGCAAGGCCAACATCAGGGCTGACTGA
- a CDS encoding flavin reductase family protein translates to MQIDPSDLGAERIYRLMTGIVVPRPIAWVTSLSRNGVLNLAPFSAFTFVSQKPPMLAISVGRKGSDYKDTAHNILDTEEYVIHIADTPLMNAVHDSSIEHPPEVSEVEALGLETHPSERIKVPRLAAAPVAMECRFRQCLEFGEARSRLIVGEVVMFHLRDGLLTNGKVETEALDPIARIGGPRYARLGEIVTLHTVFQTPKSTD, encoded by the coding sequence ATGCAGATCGATCCTAGCGATCTCGGCGCAGAGCGCATCTATCGGCTGATGACCGGCATCGTGGTGCCGCGCCCGATCGCCTGGGTGACCAGCCTGTCGCGGAACGGCGTGCTCAATCTCGCGCCTTTCAGCGCCTTCACCTTCGTCTCGCAGAAGCCGCCGATGCTCGCCATCAGCGTCGGCCGCAAGGGAAGCGACTACAAGGACACCGCGCACAACATCCTCGATACCGAGGAATACGTGATTCACATCGCCGACACTCCGCTGATGAATGCGGTGCACGACAGCTCCATCGAGCATCCGCCCGAGGTCAGCGAGGTCGAGGCGCTTGGCCTCGAGACGCATCCCAGCGAGCGCATCAAGGTGCCGCGGCTCGCCGCCGCGCCGGTCGCGATGGAATGCCGCTTCCGGCAGTGCCTCGAATTCGGAGAAGCCCGCAGCCGGCTCATCGTCGGCGAGGTCGTGATGTTCCACCTCCGCGACGGCCTTCTGACCAACGGCAAGGTCGAGACCGAGGCGCTCGACCCGATCGCCCGCATTGGCGGGCCGCGCTATGCCCGTCTCGGCGAGATCGTGACGCTGCACACCGTCTTCCAGACTCCGAAATCGACCGATTGA
- a CDS encoding fumarylacetoacetate hydrolase family protein, whose product MRLLSYQVDGELRYGAAVEGGIVDLTRRIGRDFSDVKALIAANALADAQEAVAGQKPDYALADLVLLPPVLAPEKLWCIGVNYAERNAEYKDNSDLPKYPSLFVRSMSSMTGSGQSIEKPNVSEQLDYEGELVIVIGQGGRHIPREKAWSHIFGMTLCNEGTVRDWLRHGKFNVTQGKNFDRSGSIGPWIVTADELDPRGPHDIVTRVNGEVRQQDTTERLMFPFDFLISYLSTFATLKPGDMIVTGTPTGAGARFDPPRWLKVGDVVEVESRRIGVLSNTVAAES is encoded by the coding sequence ATGCGACTGCTGAGCTATCAGGTGGACGGGGAGCTGCGTTACGGCGCGGCCGTCGAAGGCGGTATCGTCGATCTGACCAGGCGGATTGGCCGGGACTTCTCCGATGTGAAGGCGCTGATTGCGGCCAATGCGCTCGCCGATGCGCAAGAAGCGGTGGCCGGGCAGAAGCCCGACTATGCGCTTGCGGACCTGGTCCTGCTCCCGCCGGTGCTCGCGCCGGAAAAGCTCTGGTGCATCGGCGTCAACTACGCCGAGCGCAACGCGGAATACAAAGACAATTCCGATCTGCCAAAATATCCGAGCCTGTTCGTGCGCAGCATGTCCTCGATGACCGGCTCTGGCCAGTCGATCGAGAAGCCGAACGTGTCGGAGCAGCTTGATTACGAGGGCGAGCTGGTCATCGTGATCGGCCAAGGCGGCCGACACATTCCACGCGAAAAAGCCTGGTCGCACATCTTCGGCATGACGCTGTGCAACGAGGGCACCGTGCGGGATTGGCTGCGCCACGGCAAGTTCAACGTCACGCAGGGCAAGAATTTCGATCGCTCCGGCAGCATCGGCCCGTGGATCGTCACGGCGGACGAGCTCGATCCGCGCGGTCCGCACGACATCGTCACGCGCGTGAACGGCGAGGTGCGCCAGCAGGATACGACCGAACGGCTGATGTTCCCGTTCGACTTCCTGATCTCCTATCTCTCCACCTTCGCCACGCTGAAGCCGGGCGACATGATCGTGACGGGCACGCCGACCGGGGCCGGCGCGCGTTTTGATCCACCACGATGGCTTAAGGTCGGCGACGTCGTCGAGGTCGAGTCGCGCCGCATCGGCGTGCTCAGCAATACAGTGGCGGCGGAGAGTTAA
- the hpaH gene encoding 2-oxo-hept-4-ene-1,7-dioate hydratase — protein sequence MLDVATIERLANSLDEAERTKTLIPMFSKDHPGITIADAYAIQRAWTKLQLGRGRVIRGHKIGLTSKAMQNAVGITEPDYGVLFADMFYADAGPIPFDRFHAPRIEVELAFVLKAPLRGPDCTIFDVLNASDYVTPALEILETRMHRVDPETGKTRKVMDTISDNAANAALVLGGRPFRPMDADLRWIGALLFRNGEVEETGLAAGVLNHPANGIAWLANRLAPHDEYLAAGEVVLAGSFTRPVDIRRGDTFHADYGGFGSVSCQFV from the coding sequence GTGCTCGATGTCGCCACGATTGAACGTCTCGCCAACAGCCTGGACGAGGCCGAGCGCACCAAGACGCTGATCCCGATGTTTTCGAAGGACCATCCCGGCATCACCATCGCGGACGCCTATGCCATCCAGCGCGCCTGGACCAAGCTCCAGCTCGGCCGCGGCCGCGTCATCAGGGGTCACAAGATCGGCCTGACCTCGAAGGCGATGCAGAATGCGGTCGGCATCACTGAGCCCGATTACGGCGTGCTGTTCGCCGACATGTTCTATGCGGACGCCGGCCCCATTCCGTTCGATCGCTTTCACGCGCCAAGAATCGAGGTCGAGCTCGCCTTCGTGCTGAAAGCGCCGCTGCGCGGGCCGGACTGCACCATCTTCGACGTGCTCAACGCCTCCGACTACGTGACGCCGGCGCTCGAGATCCTGGAGACGCGCATGCACCGCGTCGATCCCGAAACCGGCAAGACCCGCAAGGTCATGGACACGATCTCGGACAATGCCGCGAACGCCGCGCTCGTGCTGGGCGGGCGGCCGTTCCGCCCGATGGATGCCGACTTGCGCTGGATCGGCGCGCTCTTGTTCCGCAACGGCGAGGTCGAGGAGACCGGGCTTGCCGCCGGCGTGCTCAACCATCCCGCCAACGGGATCGCCTGGCTCGCCAACCGGCTCGCGCCACACGACGAATATCTCGCCGCCGGCGAGGTCGTGCTGGCGGGATCGTTCACGCGGCCGGTCGACATCCGCCGCGGCGACACGTTCCACGCCGACTATGGCGGGTTCGGTTCGGTGTCGTGCCAGTTTGTCTGA
- a CDS encoding RidA family protein: protein MTGHTRRKSIHIGGFKHANPIPNACRIGNLVMSGVILGRDGATGSMPESLEAQCANMFAHMKATVEAAGGTTDDIIKMTVWLKDRSQRGPVNAEWLKMFPDEHSRPARHALPMDNMDGGALVQCDFTAVID, encoded by the coding sequence ATGACGGGTCATACGCGGCGCAAGAGCATTCACATCGGCGGCTTCAAGCACGCCAATCCGATTCCGAACGCCTGCCGTATCGGCAATCTCGTGATGTCGGGCGTCATCCTCGGCCGCGATGGCGCGACCGGCTCCATGCCGGAGAGCCTGGAGGCCCAATGCGCCAACATGTTCGCGCATATGAAGGCGACGGTGGAGGCCGCCGGCGGCACCACCGATGACATCATCAAGATGACGGTGTGGCTGAAGGATCGCTCGCAGCGCGGCCCGGTCAACGCCGAGTGGTTGAAGATGTTTCCGGACGAACATTCGCGCCCGGCGCGCCACGCGCTGCCGATGGACAACATGGATGGCGGCGCGCTGGTGCAGTGCGACTTCACCGCCGTGATCGACTGA
- a CDS encoding amidohydrolase family protein, with translation MPTYLPFDPNPRRPLKAPPPKTVDSQFHVLGPLDKYPIRPGAAYQMPSATWEAALRMHKTLGIERGIIVQTTTYGADHSVVLDGLAAMGPNYRGCANALVFAEASDAYLAKLDDAGVRGARFSFRQELGAVLSDQDFARAIARIRELGWYVKIQPEKDGIVSSVAKYEKLDVPVLIDHMARPEPVRGKDDPNLRKMLELLAKGNFWVMLSLGEKTSQAGPPYDDVIPIARSYIEAAPDRCVWASDWPHPVSVKQPPNDADLIELMYRYAPDQATLEKIMVHNPAKLFGFPD, from the coding sequence ATGCCGACCTATCTGCCGTTCGACCCCAATCCGCGCCGCCCGCTCAAGGCGCCGCCGCCGAAGACAGTCGACAGCCAGTTTCACGTGCTGGGTCCGCTGGACAAATATCCGATCCGCCCCGGTGCGGCCTATCAGATGCCGTCGGCGACTTGGGAGGCGGCGCTGCGCATGCACAAGACGCTCGGCATCGAGCGCGGCATCATCGTGCAGACCACGACCTATGGCGCGGATCATTCCGTTGTGCTCGACGGGCTCGCCGCCATGGGACCGAACTATCGCGGCTGCGCCAACGCCTTGGTCTTCGCCGAAGCGAGCGACGCGTACCTTGCGAAGCTGGATGACGCAGGCGTCCGCGGCGCGCGCTTCAGCTTTCGCCAGGAACTCGGCGCCGTGCTCTCGGATCAGGACTTCGCCCGTGCGATTGCGCGAATCCGCGAGCTCGGCTGGTATGTCAAGATCCAACCCGAGAAGGACGGCATCGTCTCAAGCGTCGCGAAGTACGAGAAGCTCGATGTGCCCGTGCTGATTGACCACATGGCGCGGCCCGAGCCCGTGCGCGGCAAGGACGACCCCAATCTGCGCAAGATGCTCGAGCTGCTCGCCAAGGGCAATTTCTGGGTCATGTTGTCGCTTGGCGAGAAGACCTCGCAGGCCGGCCCTCCTTACGACGACGTGATCCCGATCGCGCGCAGCTATATCGAGGCCGCACCCGACCGTTGCGTCTGGGCCAGCGACTGGCCGCATCCGGTCTCGGTGAAGCAGCCGCCCAATGATGCCGACCTGATCGAACTGATGTACCGCTATGCCCCGGACCAGGCGACGCTGGAAAAGATCATGGTGCACAATCCGGCCAAGCTGTTCGGCTTTCCGGATTAG
- a CDS encoding LLM class flavin-dependent oxidoreductase, which yields MIPFSVLDLAPIRQGGDAAQAFANSLDLAQHAEAWGYKRFWLAEHHNMTGIASAATSVVIAHVAGGTKTIRVGSGGIMLPNHSPLIIAEQFGTLESLYPGRIDLGLGRAPGTDQFTARALRRDLATAAENFPHDVLELQALLGDVQPNQAIRAVPGMGLKVPLWILGSSTFGAQLAAMLGLPFAFASHFAPGMMMQALSEYRSRFEPSAQLDRPYAMIGVNVFAADSDTDAQRMFSSLQQQFINLRRGTPGPLPPPVDDMDALWSPAEKAGVGQSLACSVVGSPAVIERGLKALIDQTGADELMTTGQIYDHAARLRSFEIAAEVRDRLGAP from the coding sequence ATGATCCCATTCTCCGTGCTCGACCTCGCCCCCATCCGCCAAGGTGGCGATGCGGCGCAGGCGTTTGCCAATTCGCTCGATCTCGCCCAGCATGCCGAGGCTTGGGGCTACAAACGGTTCTGGCTGGCCGAGCATCACAACATGACCGGCATCGCCAGCGCCGCGACGTCGGTGGTGATCGCCCATGTCGCAGGCGGCACCAAGACGATCCGCGTCGGCTCCGGCGGCATCATGCTGCCGAACCATTCGCCTCTGATCATCGCTGAGCAGTTCGGCACGCTGGAGTCGCTGTATCCGGGGCGGATCGATCTCGGGCTCGGGCGTGCACCGGGCACTGACCAGTTCACCGCGCGAGCGCTGCGGCGCGACCTCGCCACGGCTGCCGAAAATTTTCCGCATGACGTCTTGGAATTGCAGGCGCTGCTCGGCGACGTGCAGCCAAACCAGGCCATCCGCGCCGTGCCCGGCATGGGGCTCAAGGTGCCGCTCTGGATCCTCGGCTCGAGCACGTTCGGCGCACAGCTCGCGGCGATGCTTGGCCTGCCCTTCGCGTTCGCCTCGCACTTCGCACCTGGCATGATGATGCAGGCGCTGAGCGAATACCGGTCGCGCTTCGAGCCGTCCGCGCAGCTCGACCGGCCCTATGCGATGATCGGCGTCAACGTGTTCGCCGCCGACAGCGACACTGATGCGCAGCGCATGTTCTCCTCGCTGCAGCAGCAGTTCATCAATTTGCGCCGCGGCACGCCTGGGCCCCTTCCGCCGCCGGTCGACGACATGGACGCGTTATGGTCGCCTGCGGAGAAGGCCGGCGTCGGCCAGTCGCTCGCCTGCTCCGTAGTCGGCTCGCCCGCAGTCATCGAGCGCGGGCTGAAGGCGTTGATCGATCAGACCGGCGCGGACGAATTGATGACGACGGGACAGATCTACGATCACGCCGCGCGGCTTCGCTCCTTCGAGATCGCTGCCGAGGTGCGCGACAGGCTGGGGGCGCCTTGA